A DNA window from Fragaria vesca subsp. vesca linkage group LG3, FraVesHawaii_1.0, whole genome shotgun sequence contains the following coding sequences:
- the LOC101312711 gene encoding metallothionein-like protein 1-like — translation MSGKCDSCDCSDVSQCTKKGNSLVIVETEKSYDTVVMDAPTAENGGKCKCGTTCSCIDCKCGH, via the exons ATGTCTGGAAAGTGCGACAGCTGTGACTGCTCTGACGTTTCCCAGTGCAC GAAGAAGGGAAACAGCTTGGTCATTGTTGAGACCGAGAAGAG CTACGACACTGTTGTCATGGATGCACCAACCGCCGAGAACGGCGGAAAGTGCAAATGCGGCACCACCTGCTCTTGCATCGACTGCAAGTGTGGACATTAA
- the LOC101303407 gene encoding probable ubiquitin-conjugating enzyme E2 26-like produces MGASLFLAEKKLVDQRHSPPKRMFSETVSSSRSMDEDDVVVIDPPVSLTRKPRKGKEAVVHDVIEIDDDEDSDTAMFMNKKRFRRSYEKKAIKYSSNDYLDHQAKHIFTNASPLQGAVANNFVSSGKSSSSASHKVAYGDLYLDEVIDVDEYAQLQSHFDNVDFPPGVEAPMPPIPWFDPPKSTKSAVSESSSFDTKYQAANSFASASHNVIDIYGPSSGASYSSGDYAGLYLDEFIDIDEYAQMTAYLDEVDVTPGIEAHFPVGLSLSDFSTRSVKPVSGSSSSLKSQNDDVSHPLGVSSSWILPQVSSSKMMSHMGFSYLQQQGSASSLSLGAESSNFQTQTQNDVSVKQVSSMSSDKTVGKVDGFKQFDTVVDHSDHHYSKTSLSTKQKNWAKKIQGEWKILEKDLPDMISVRVYETRMDLLRAVIVGAEGTPYHDGLFFFDVSFPSGYPKGPPHVYYHAHGLRLNPNLYACGKVCLSLLNTWSGGKEEKWIPSKSTMLQVLVSIQGLILNSEPYFNEPGWAPMKGTPSGVTQSKNYNENTFILSLRTMVYMMKTPPKHFEEFVIGHFCNRTHDILGACKAYMDGAQVGSLVKGCLCQAHDSSKYCDERMPAMVNLDQLRRRLHSFKKKKKKKGEGYSTDAHDRYRTATFCWQGRS; encoded by the exons ATGGGTGCATCTTTGTTTCTGGCTGAGAAGAAACTCGTCGATCAACGTCACAGTCCTCC GAAGCGAATGTTTTCGGAGACTGTGAGCAGTTCTAGGAGCATGGACGAGGACGACGTCGTCGTGATCGACCCTCCGGTTAGTCTGACTCGGAAACCGCGCAAAGGCAAAGAG GCTGTTGTGCATGATGTGATCGAAATTGACGATGATGAAGATTCTGACACTGCAATGTTTATGAATAAGAAGAGATTTCGCAGAAGTTATGAAAAGAAGGCCATAAAATACTCTTCCAATGATTACCTTGATCATCAAGCTAAG CATATATTTACTAATGCCAGCCCTCTTCAGGGAGCTGTGGCCAATAATTTTGTTAGTTCTGGTAAGAGTTCTTCCTCAGCATCACATAAGGTTGCCTATGGTGATCTTTACTTGGATGAGGTAATTGATGTTGACGAGTATGCCCAATTGCAATCCCATTTTGATAATGTGGATTTTCCTCCTGGAGTAGAGGCGCCTATGCCACCTATCCCTTGGTTTGATCCACCTAAGAGTACTAAAAGTGCAGTTTCTGAAAGTAGTTCTTTTGATACAAAGTATCAGGCTGCTAACAGCTTTGCCTCAGCATCGCATAACGTGATCGACATTTATGGTCCCAGTTCTGGTGCATCTTATTCCAGTGGTGACTATGCTGGTCTTTATTTGGACGAGTTTATAGATATCGATGAGTATGCCCAAATGACAGCTTATTTAGATGAAGTGGATGTTACTCCTGGAATAGAAGCACATTTCCCAGTGGGTCTCTCGTTATCAGATTTTAGCACGAGGAGTGTAAAACCAGTTTCTGGAAGTAGTTCAAGCTTGAAGAGCCAAAACGATGATGTTAGCCACCCTCTTGGGGTATCATCATCTTGGATACTTCCACAAGTTTCCAGCAGCAAAATGATGTCTCATATGGGATTTAGCTATCTGCAACAACAAGGGAGCGCTTCTAGTCTCTCTTTGGGAGCAGAATCATCAAACTTTCAAACACAAACTCAAAATGATGTCTCCGTGAAGCAAGTTTCTAGCATGAGTTCAGATAAAACTGTGGGGAAGGTAGATGGTTTCAAACAATTTGATACAGTTGTAGATCATTCAGATCATCATTATTCTAAGACAAGTCTTTCAACAAAGCAG AAGAACTGGGCAAAGAAAATTCAGGGAGAGTGGAAGATCCTGGAGAAAGACTTGCCTG ATATGATATCTGTAAGAGTTTATGAGACAAGAATGGATCTTCTGAGAGCTGTAATTGTTGGAGCAGAGGGTACTCCTTACCATGATGGTCTCTTTTTCTTTGATGTTTCCTTCCCCAGTGGTTACCCCAAAGGGCCGCCT CATGTCTACTACCACGCTCATGGCCTTCGACTAAACCCAAACCTGTATGCTTGTGGAAAAGTATGCCTCAGCCTTCTTAATACTTGGTCTGGGGGCAAAGAAGAAAAGTGGATTCCTAGCAAGTCAACGATGCTTCAGGTTTTGGTCTCAATACAAGGGCTGATCTTGAATTCAGAGCCTTACTTCAATGAGCCTGGATGGGCACCTATGAAGGGTACACCATCTGGTGTAACACAATCAAAAAATTACAATGAGAACACATTCATCCTATCTCTGAGGACGATGGTGTACATGATGAAGACGCCTCCAAAG CATTTTGAGGAGTTTGTTATCGGGCATTTCTGCAATCGTACTCATGACATTCTAGGTGCATGTAAAGCATATATGGATGGAGCTCAAGTGGGGTCTCTAGTCAAAG
- the LOC101303689 gene encoding uncharacterized protein LOC101303689, whose protein sequence is MIFFAFTSLSLNLISSSVSHDELAYADHCASVVPEANSKIYRGLHPFAFSHTGYYYTAGDTANSPNGNSSFYHQQVRNSIEFSKWNFEATDVEGLFKLGATLHVEKASMLYYVGNSSSSQPYPGYRTRSNPAYQRSVSFRLNGFWSESSGKLCMVGYGHTYWKTMLHYPAVLKLYNVMNSTNITSLITGTLESLISGSDMIKDAKYFDPISILLLPQMNYQYTWVSNNSNDNSSSVGIDDHDPPSSLHLERFCSQLSTVVLKYEFDLKYSSQCVSAKNCTPLGVSDHLPRLLSFKDIECTEYTRRLRVLVEFSDSSNNWYQRPFNPNTSFIAEGSWDAQKSRIQFAACKFFQAVTDSFNNSHVDDCSTRLSMRFPAIWTIGDTSSVVGHIWSSKSKTESGYFDKITFQTRQSEAGRVLVPGPKYVYTKIDQVTKLCPKKKSAANDQKRNMYPSPFSYDMKFDMSAKSSKGQGAWGNSDPLSVGNQFYEQYLSSTQYSNAIGDVRYSLAPLSSFPVMRYSYNCSNPTNISYRINIELLEKSAGKSGHTIQTKEMQISAEGLYDAVEGSLCMTGCRDVGFNSNQQTTKDSVDCEILVNFQFPPTNQHSNNTGYIEVSIESTRKKSDPLHFERLALNSAADYLIEAERSIWRMDMEITLVLISTTLACVFVAVQLFHVKKHPDVLPSISILMLLILTLGYMIPLMLNFDAMFTHNTNRQDVLLGSGGWLEVNEIIVRLVTMVAFLLQFRLLQQSWSARSANGKQNELWDAEKKALPVYAIGVLVTLGLLMKSSNHVHTILGTLKSYAGLVLDGFLFAQILLNMVCKSKERALSVWFYIGTTSVRVLPHAYDLYRTDNSVHHEHGIPYIYASPVADFYSTSWDVTIPIGCLLFAVIIFLQQKFGGRCFLPKKLRELGSYEKVPTTSEAELPK, encoded by the coding sequence ATGATCTTCTTTGCTTTCACCTCCCTATCATTGAATTTAATCTCATCCTCTGTTTCACACGATGAACTCGCTTATGCGGATCACTGTGCTTCAGTTGTTCCTGAAGCAAACTCAAAAATATATCGAGGACTTCATCCCTTTGCCTTCAGCCATACAGGTTACTACTACACTGCTGGTGACACTGCCAATAGTCCTAATGGCAACTCATCGTTTTACCATCAACAAGTTCGTAATTCAATTGAATTCAGCAAATGGAATTTTGAAGCAACTGATGTGGAAGGCTTGTTCAAGTTAGGAGCAACTCTTCATGTGGAAAAGGCGAGTATGTTATACTATGTAGGAAACTCCAGCAGCAGCCAGCCTTATCCAGGCTACAGGACTCGATCAAATCCAGCATATCAAAGGTCAGTTAGCTTTAGACTCAACGGGTTCTGGTCAGAATCTTCTGGGAAGCTTTGTATGGTTGGTTATGGTCACACTTACTGGAAAACTATGCTTCATTATCCTGCTGTTCTTAAGCTCTATAATGTCATGAATTCCACTAATATTACAAGTTTGATTACTGGAACATTAGAGAGTTTGATCAGCGGTTCTGATATGATCAAGGATGCAAAATATTTTGATCCAATTTCTATTTTGTTGCTTCCTCAGATGAACTACCAGTATACTTGGGTTTCAAATAACTCTAATGATAACAGCTCTTCTGTTGGAATTGATGATCATGATCCCCCTAGTTCTTTGCACTTGGAGAGATTTTGTTCACAACTCTCAACAGTAGTACTAAAGTATGAATTTGATCTCAAATATTCAAGCCAGTGCGTTTCTGCAAAGAACTGCACTCCACTTGGCGTATCTGATCATTTGCCCCGTCTGCTGTCGTTCAAGGATATCGAGTGTACAGAGTATACTAGAAGGTTGAGAGTACTGGTGGAATTTTCAGACAGTAGCAACAACTGGTATCAGAGGCCTTTCAACCCCAATACAAGTTTCATCGCGGAAGGCTCATGGGATGCACAAAAAAGTCGAATACAATTTGCTGCTTGTAAATTCTTCCAGGCTGTAACAGATTCTTTCAACAATTCTCATGTGGATGACTGTTCAACTAGATTGAGCATGAGATTTCCTGCAATATGGACAATCGGAGACACTAGTAGTGTCGTGGGGCATATTTGGAGCAGCAAATCCAAGACTGAGTCAGGTTACTTTGACAAGATCACATTTCAAACTCGTCAGAGTGAGGCGGGAAGGGTTCTAGTTCCAGGGCCAAAATATGTGTATACTAAAATAGACCAGGTAACTAAGTTGTGCCCAAAAAAGAAGTCTGCTGCTAATGATCAGAAGAGAAACATGTACCCAAGTCCGTTTTCTTACGACATGAAATTCGATATGTCAGCAAAAAGTTCTAAAGGACAAGGTGCATGGGGAAATTCTGATCCTCTTTCTGTTGGCAATCAGTTCTATGAGCAGTATTTATCTTCAACACAATATTCAAATGCAATTGGAGATGTAAGGTACTCTCTAGCTCCTTTGAGCTCCTTTCCTGTGATGAGATACAGCTACAACTGTAGCAACCCCACCAATATTAGCTACAGAATAAACATCGAACTGCTGGAGAAATCTGCTGGAAAGTCAGGCCATACAATACAAACAAAGGAAATGCAGATTTCAGCAGAAGGGCTCTATGATGCTGTAGAAGGAAGCCTGTGCATGACAGGCTGTCGAGATGTTGGCTTCAACAGTAATCAACAGACCACTAAAGATTCTGTAGATTGTGAGATTCTTGTCAATTTTCAGTTCCCTCCAACAAATCAACACAGTAACAATACAGGTTATATTGAGGTAAGCATTGAAAGCACACGAAAAAAGTCTGATCCTCTTCATTTCGAGCGATTGGCTTTAAATTCAGCTGCTGATTACCTGATTGAAGCAGAACGATCCATTTGGAGGATGGATATGGAGATCACATTGGTTCTTATATCAACAACACTCGCATGTGTTTTTGTCGCAGTACAACTCTTCCATGTGAAAAAACATCCTGATGTGCTTCCCTCTATTTCCATCTTAATGCTATTAATTCTGACCCTTGGCTACATGATACCTCTTATGCTAAATTTTGATGCCATGTTCACTCACAACACCAACCGCCAAGATGTGTTACTGGGAAGTGGTGGATGGCTTGAAGTTAATGAGATAATTGTAAGGTTAGTAACGATGGTAGCTTTCTTGCTGCAATTCCGTCTTCTGCAGCAGAGTTGGTCAGCAAGATCAGCAAATGGGAAGCAAAATGAACTTTGGGATGCGGAAAAGAAGGCTTTACCAGTGTATGCCATTGGGGTTTTAGTTACTTTGGGTCTTCTAATGAAATCTAGCAATCATGTACATACCATTTTGGGTACCTTGAAATCCTATGCTGGTTTGGTCTTGGATGGTTTTCTGTTTGCTCAAATTCTTCTCAACATGGTCTGCAAATCAAAGGAAAGAGCTCTATCTGTTTGGTTCTACATTGGGACAACCTCGGTTCGAGTTCTGCCACATGCTTATGACCTTTACAGGACTGACAACTCTGTTCATCACGAACATGGTATCCCATACATTTATGCAAGTCCTGTCGCAGACTTCTACTCTACTTCTTGGGATGTCACCATTCCTATTGGATGCCTACTGTTTGCTGTGATAATCTTCTTGCAACAGAAGTTCGGGGGTCGTTGCTTTCTTCCTAAGAAGTTGAGAGAGCTGGGTTCATATGAGAAGGTCCCTACAACTAGTGAAGCCGAATTGCCAAAATGA